CGCGAAAGCTCTTCCGCGTCCCCAGGTCGGTCAGCCCGAGGTAGAAGTCGCGGATGTCCGGGTTCTCCCGGAGCTTCTCCGAGTCCCCGTCCATGACGACCCGCCCGTTCTCGAGCACGTACGCGTACCGCGCCACCGAGAGGGCGAGTTTCGCGTTCTGCTCAACGACCAGAACCGGGATCCCCTCCTTCTGGTTGAGCTGCGTGACGATCTCGAAGATCTCCTTGATCAGGAGCGGCGCGAGCCCCATGGATGGCTCGTCGAGGAGCAGCAGCTTGGGCCGGGCCATCAGGGCCCGGCCGATCACCAGCATCTGCTGCTCGCCGCCGCTGACGAAGCCGGCGGCCACGTTCCGGCGCTCCTTGAGCCGGGGGAAGTAGTGGTAGACCATCTCGAGTCCCGCGCCGACCGTCCCGCGGTCCGCCCGGAGATGGCCGCCGACGCGCAGGTTCTGCTCCACGGTCAGGTGCTCGAAGACCCGCCGACCCTCGATCACCTGGATGATCCCCATCCGGGCGATCTCCTCCGCCGACTTCCGGTCGATGCGCTCGCCGAGGAACTCGATGGAGCCTTCGGCGACGTGCCCGTTCTCGTGCTTGAGCAGCCCGGAGATCGCCTTCAGCGTGGTGCTCTTGCCGGCGCCGTTCGCGCCGAGGAGCGCGACGATCCCCTGCGGAGGCACCTCGAGGGACACCCCCTTCAAGGCGAGCATCACCTCGTGGTACAGGACCTCGATGTTGCTAACCTTCAGCACCTCACGCCCCTCCCCTCTGCGCAAGCGAGGCGGGCGCCGATCGCAGCGGGCCCAGCGGGTGGCGCGGCGCCCCTCCCCACGCCTTCGGCGTCGGGGGCCCCGCCCCACCGGAGGGGCCGGGGGTCCCCGGGTACCCGCGAAGCGGGTGGGGCGGGGGTGGCCCCGACGGTGGGGCTGTTCGCCGCGACAGGACCCGCTGGGCGGGCAGCGAAAGGAACTAGTAACCGAACCATTCTCCGTCCCACTGCTTGGGCCACTTCGCCTTGAGGTCGACCTGCTTGACGAGCTCGAACTTCCCAGCCTTGATCCGGTAGATGGGGATCACCGACCCGGGCCGGTGATCGGTGGGCGACAGCGTGATGGGCGGCCGGCCGAGCCCGGGGGTCCAGTCCCGGAATGTCTCGAACGCTTCTTTGAGTCCCGGGCCGTTCAGCTTGCCCGCCCTGTCGGCGCGCTTCATGGCCTCGGCCATCATCAGCACCTGGACCCACGACTGCACGGTGCGGATCATCCTGGCCTCGGGCGGCACGCCCGGGTTGACCTTCTTGCCGTACTCGAGCACCTTCTCCATGAGCGGCACCTTGTCGCCGTAGAAGGCGTTGACGGCGATCCCCATCACACCTTCCGCAGCCGGACCGGCCAGCCGGACCAGGTTCTCGTCGTACCCCCAGTTGTTCACGATGTGATCGGCGCCGAGCCCGAGCGCGTGTGCGTCCTTGATGGTCGCCGCCACCGACATGGTGGTGTTCCCGTGCCAGGCCAGGTGGGGCTTGAACCCCTTGGCGGCCAGCACCTGGCTCTTGGTGTCGAGCGCCACCAGCGACACGTCCTGGTCAGCCCCGACCTCGAAGCCCAGGAGCTCCGCGTGGTTCTTCAGTGCCTTGATGGGTGCGCTCGAGTACGGCACCGGGAAGGCGTAGAACATCACGATCCGCGGCTTCTCCCCCTTGGCCCGTGCCTCGCGGAACCGCGGGTCCTTCATCCAGACCTCCTCGACCCAGACCGTCATGGCCGCGCGCGCGTTGGAGGAGTAGTCGGTGCCGTACACGAAGTTGTAGGGGGCCGTCTTCGGATCCGTCAGCTTGGCCGCGAACGAATGGGAAAGGTAGGGGAGCCGGTCCTTGCCCACGGTGGGCGAGAGCGCCTCCGTATCGCCAGTGCCCCACCCGAGGACCCCCACCACGCGGTCGAAGTCCCGAAAGCGCTTGTACGTCGTGATCGCCTCCGGCACCCGATAGCCGTAGTCATAGAGGAAGAGCCGGATCTTCTTGCCGTTGATGCCGCCGGTATCGTTCACGTACTGCACCGCCTCGCGGATCCCGAGCGCGATGTCCTTTCCGACGTCGGACGTGGGACCCGTCAGGTCGTTGAGCGACCCGAGCTTGACCTCCTGCGCCCAGGCGGTTCCGCCGAGGAGCAGGAGCGCCAGCGTCAGCATGCCGAGCGCCAATCGTCTCATTTTGGGCCTCCTTTTGGGGTTAATACGCGAACGGCCAGAGGTTGAAATAGTTCTTGGTTTGCTGCCACCGGTAGGCGAGCCCCCGGGGTTCGTAGAGCAGGAAAAGCACGATCGCCAGGCCAAAGGCGGCCTCTTTCACGTAGAGGAACCGTTCCGTCAGCGCGGGGTAGACGTCCGACAGCGGAATGACGGCGAACTTGAGCAGCTCCAGGATCCCCGTGACGAAGATCGAGCCGAACGCCACCCCGTAGAGGCTGCCGATCCCGCCGATCAGGATGACCCCGACGAGCCAGAGCCCCCACGAGAGTTGGAAGTGCTCCGGGCTCACGAAGAGGAGCGAGGGAATCCAGACCGCCCCGGCGATCCCCGCCAGGACTCCGGCGGCGAAGAAAGCCAGGAGCTTGTAGGCGACCACGTTGACGCCCATCGCCTCGGCAGCGATGTCGTTGTCGCGGATCGCGATCCAGGCCCGGCCGACCCGCGTGCGGAGCAGGTTCGCCAACGCCGCCATGGACAGGATCGTGAGGGCCGAGGCCAGGTAGTAGACCTTCACCTCGCTGTCCACCGGCCAGCCGGCGATCGTGATCGTCCCCGGCGGGAGCGAGAAGTAGTGCTCCCGCCCACCGACCCTGCTGACGTAATGCGTGATGATGAAGTCCACGGTGATGAACTGGGCGGCCATCGTCGTCATGATCTGGTAGAAGCCCTTGATCCGCGCGGACGGCAGGCCGAAGACGACGGACCACACGCCGGCGAGGAGGCAGCCGACCAAGGCCGCCACCGGGTACGGCAGGCCCCAGAAGAGGACGCCCATCGCCGTGGCGTAGGCCCCGACCGCGATGAACGCGGCGTGGCCGAGCGTGATCTGGCCGCAGTAGCCGATCAGGAGCTGGACGCCGAGGGCCGAGAGAATCGTGTACAGGATAATGTTGGCCACCGACACGACGTAGAGGTTGGCGTAGAGCGGGAGCGTCGCGACGAACGCGACGAGGAGAACCATCTTGCCCCGCACGAAGCCAGTCTGCCACCAGGCGTGGCTGGCTCCGTAGGTCTCGTGGTACACCCCGCTCGGAAGATACATTATCCAGTCGCTCGGTATGACGGACGCCGGGTCGCGCTGGCGGATCTCACGCGGGCCGCGGGTGGTGCGGCGAGCGGGGAGCCCCAACGGCGGCGCCGGGGGGTCCCCCACACCGGGCGCACCCACGCCTTCGGCGCGGGTACCCGGGCGCCGACGGTGGGGCTGGGCCCCCGACGCCGAAGGCGTGGGGAGGGGGCGACAGGACCCGCGGCCCCGGAGGCCGCGACCCGAGACAGGACGCGTCGGGCGCTCATACCCTTTCGATCTTCACCCAGCCCCAGAGACCGTACGGGCGGATGAGGAGGACGATGACCATGAAGACGAACGGGGCAATCTCCTTGACCCCCCCTTGGGTCAGCTTGCCGAGATACACATCGGACAGGTTCTGGAGCACACCGATGGCGATGCCGCCGACGATGGCCCCGGGGACGGAGTTGAGGCCGCCTAGCACGACGGCGGGGAGCACCAGGAGCCCGAGGTAGCCGACCGAGATGTTGAGCCCGTTGATGTTTCCGAGCAGCGTCCCGCCGACCCCCGCCGCCATGAAGGCGATCGCCCACGCGAGCGCGTAGACCCGCTTCGCCGA
This region of Candidatus Rokuibacteriota bacterium genomic DNA includes:
- a CDS encoding branched-chain amino acid ABC transporter permease; protein product: MYLPSGVYHETYGASHAWWQTGFVRGKMVLLVAFVATLPLYANLYVVSVANIILYTILSALGVQLLIGYCGQITLGHAAFIAVGAYATAMGVLFWGLPYPVAALVGCLLAGVWSVVFGLPSARIKGFYQIMTTMAAQFITVDFIITHYVSRVGGREHYFSLPPGTITIAGWPVDSEVKVYYLASALTILSMAALANLLRTRVGRAWIAIRDNDIAAEAMGVNVVAYKLLAFFAAGVLAGIAGAVWIPSLLFVSPEHFQLSWGLWLVGVILIGGIGSLYGVAFGSIFVTGILELLKFAVIPLSDVYPALTERFLYVKEAAFGLAIVLFLLYEPRGLAYRWQQTKNYFNLWPFAY
- a CDS encoding ABC transporter ATP-binding protein, which gives rise to MLALKGVSLEVPPQGIVALLGANGAGKSTTLKAISGLLKHENGHVAEGSIEFLGERIDRKSAEEIARMGIIQVIEGRRVFEHLTVEQNLRVGGHLRADRGTVGAGLEMVYHYFPRLKERRNVAAGFVSGGEQQMLVIGRALMARPKLLLLDEPSMGLAPLLIKEIFEIVTQLNQKEGIPVLVVEQNAKLALSVARYAYVLENGRVVMDGDSEKLRENPDIRDFYLGLTDLGTRKSFR
- a CDS encoding ABC transporter substrate-binding protein: MRRLALGMLTLALLLLGGTAWAQEVKLGSLNDLTGPTSDVGKDIALGIREAVQYVNDTGGINGKKIRLFLYDYGYRVPEAITTYKRFRDFDRVVGVLGWGTGDTEALSPTVGKDRLPYLSHSFAAKLTDPKTAPYNFVYGTDYSSNARAAMTVWVEEVWMKDPRFREARAKGEKPRIVMFYAFPVPYSSAPIKALKNHAELLGFEVGADQDVSLVALDTKSQVLAAKGFKPHLAWHGNTTMSVAATIKDAHALGLGADHIVNNWGYDENLVRLAGPAAEGVMGIAVNAFYGDKVPLMEKVLEYGKKVNPGVPPEARMIRTVQSWVQVLMMAEAMKRADRAGKLNGPGLKEAFETFRDWTPGLGRPPITLSPTDHRPGSVIPIYRIKAGKFELVKQVDLKAKWPKQWDGEWFGY